CCCCTCCGCGGCGCAGAGCGCTCCGCGCCCGCTATCGGCCTCGCGCGCCGAGGACCCGCTTGATCTCGGTCACCAGCGCATCCGGCAGGCAGGGCTTGGTCAGGAACGAATCGCAGCCCGCCTCCTTCGCGTCTTTCGAGTGACCCGCGAGCGCATGCCCCGTGAGCGCCACGATCGGGATGCGCTTGGTTCGCTCGTCGCTCTTCAGGCACCGCGTCGCCTCGAGCCCGTCGAGCTCGGGCAACGACAGATCCATGAGGATCAGATCGGGCAGCAGGGAGAACGCTTGCGCGAGCGCCTCGCGCCCGGTCGAAGCCTGCGCCACACGGAACCCGGAGAACGAAAGAAACTCCGTGAACATCTCGCGGTTGTCGTCGAAGTCGTCGACCACGAGTACGAGCGGCGAGAGGCCGCCGTGCTGTTGCCCGAGCCCAGTTTCGTCTGTCGTCTTCACGACGTAAAACCCCCGGTCATCAATGGAGCGCGCGTCTCTCACACCACGGCGCGCCGTGCGTCGTGGGCAAGGGACGATGATAGCCGCAGGCGAGGAACCTCAGGCACGGCCTATTGCCCTTCTTGGGCCGTGGAGACGCGCCTGAGCCGCATATCAGGAGAAACCCGACGCGGCGTCTCCGCACATAAAGGCACGGACGGCCGAGTCCGGTGATCTCCGACTGCATCGACCAGGCGCGATCGCGTTACTCTGCAAAAAGAAGAGGCGATCGTGGCCGAAGCGAGGAAACGCAAACAAGCTAGCAAGTCGGCAAATGGGTCTCCGCGCAGCACGGCGCGCGCCGCGCAGAAGCGCGCTCGCATGCCGACCGCGCAGACGAAAGACGCGCGCTACGTGGCCGAGCTCGAGCGGCGATGCCGAGAGCTCGAGCGACGCGCACAAGCCGCAGAGGCGCAGCGCGCGGAGCTGCTCACCATCGTCTCGCACGACCTGCGCAACCCGCTCGGCGTCGTGATGGTGACGACGACGCTGCTCGCGCGGGAGCTCGGCGGGGAACCAACGCACGATCGTCAACTCCAGACGATCAAGCGCGCAGCCCTCGACATGAACCAGATCGTCGAGGACCTCGTCGACGCCGCGCACATCGACGCCGGGAGGCTGTCGATCGGGCAGGAGGTGCACGACGCAGCGTCGATCGTCGAGGCCGCCGCCATGGCCGCGGCCCTCGCCACGGCGCAGCGGCCGATCGCGGTCGTGAAGGAGGTCGTCCCGCATCTGCCGGCGCTCTACGTGGATCGCGCCCGCGTGCTGCAGGTCCTCTCCCGGCTCGTCGGCAACGCCGCGCGCTTCATGCAGAAGGGCGGATCGATCACCATCCGCGCCGAGCCCACGCCCTCCGGCGCGCGCTTCTCGGTGACCGACACGGGGCCCGGCATCGCCGAGCTCGATCGGCCGATGTTGTTCTCGCGCAGGCCGCCCGAGGGGCGCCGCGCGTGCCAGGGCATGGGCCTCGGCGTCTACGTCGCCAAGGGCATCGTCGAGGCGCACGGCGGGCACATCGGCGCGCAGAGCGAGCTGGGTCGCGGCAGCACGATCCACTTTACCCTGCCCGCGGCCGAGGGCCTGGGCCTCACGAATCACCACCGCAGGGATTGAACGAGGGCGCGCCGAGACGGGCGCGAGGACGAAGCATGAACCGATCGAGCGGGCGCCGTGCGAGGCGCCCGCTCGATTCGTTTTGTCAGCCGGGGTTCGCCGAGAAGCAGCAGCGGAAGCCGAGGTCGAAGAGCTTGAAGTTCTCGTCGACCGTGTAGAACTGGAACGAGCACGTCGCGCCGCCGGCGTCGCCGGTGTTGAACGCGCCGCCCATGAGCGGATACGTGTTCGTCGCGCTCTTCGTGATCTCGCGCAGGTTGCCCGTGATGTCGAAGAGCTTGTTCGTCGCGGTCGTGTTGCCCTGCAGGTTCGACCAGTCCGCCCAGCAGTTCTGCAAGCTCGACGAGCCCGTGAAGAGCAGGCCGTCCTGATCCCCCGCCGTCCCCGGGCTGAAGTCGAACGAGGGGCCGATGTTGCAGAACTTCGAGGCCGTGTACGTCGACGTGCACGCGGCGCCGCGCGGGTTG
This DNA window, taken from Polyangium spumosum, encodes the following:
- a CDS encoding response regulator; this translates as MKTTDETGLGQQHGGLSPLVLVVDDFDDNREMFTEFLSFSGFRVAQASTGREALAQAFSLLPDLILMDLSLPELDGLEATRCLKSDERTKRIPIVALTGHALAGHSKDAKEAGCDSFLTKPCLPDALVTEIKRVLGARGR
- a CDS encoding sensor histidine kinase, which translates into the protein MPTAQTKDARYVAELERRCRELERRAQAAEAQRAELLTIVSHDLRNPLGVVMVTTTLLARELGGEPTHDRQLQTIKRAALDMNQIVEDLVDAAHIDAGRLSIGQEVHDAASIVEAAAMAAALATAQRPIAVVKEVVPHLPALYVDRARVLQVLSRLVGNAARFMQKGGSITIRAEPTPSGARFSVTDTGPGIAELDRPMLFSRRPPEGRRACQGMGLGVYVAKGIVEAHGGHIGAQSELGRGSTIHFTLPAAEGLGLTNHHRRD